Part of the Woronichinia naegeliana WA131 genome, CCTTATTTACAGAGAATGGCTCATGTAGTTGTTACTGGAGAACGAAGTTGGCAATATGCTCGGCGTTTAGGAATACCCTTAAAAAATATTTCCCTGGGTTTATATGGCATAGATTATCAAACTTTTTCTCCTCTTTTAGCAGCAAGAAACCAGTCATCCTGGCCACGCTCATTCCTGTTCGCAGGACGGTATAGCCACGATAAAGCAATAGATATTTTAGTAGAAGCATATCAACAGTATCGCCAAGAAGTTCAAGACCCTTGGAATTTAATTTGTTGCGGTAAAGGTGAATTAGAATCATATCTGCAAGGTCAGCCAGGTATTGAAAACAGAGGTTTTGTCCAACCTAGCGAAATGAAAGATATTTGGCTCAATGCCGGTGCTTTTTTATTACCTAGTCGTTTTGATCCTTGGCCATTAGCACTGGTTGAAGCTGCTGCTGCTGGTTTACCCATTATTTGTACTCAGGTTTGTGGCTCATCGGTAGAAGTTATTCGTTCTGGCTATAATGGATTGGTTATTCCAGCGAATCATGTCCAAAGCTTATGCCAAGCAATGATAGAAATTCACCATCGGTATGATAAAATGTCTGAATGGGGAAAACGGGGACAACAGTTAGCCGCTCCCTATTCGGCCTCAGAGTGGGCAAAACGCTGGACAAAATTACTAACAACGGTGGGAGAAAAATGATTGAATAGAAATATCGTTCAAGACCGAATCAGGTGGTTTTTACTTTCTTGCTTTGGTTTTATCTCCTCTCTCGCCAAATATGAAAACACTGAATTTGGTTTAATTGCGCCCTCTTTGGCCTTTCCTTTAGAGCAACTCCGTGCCAATGGCCGACCTCTAGCGATCGCCCTTCTGGTTCTACTATTAATCATTGCTTTGAATTCTCCTAATCCAAAAGGGAAGCTATCAACACCAGAACCGATTATTTATCTTTGGATTGTTCAATCAGTTATTTTGATCAAAACTCTAGACGGTGGAGATATTATTGCAGGCAGTCTCGTCTTTGCTATTTTTAGTAGCGTTGTGATTATGCACCTTCGTGGCCCCGCTGTTTGGATTCAGGATGAACGGAGTTTACGATTAGGCTTCTGGGCGATCGCCATGGTGGGAGTGATTTTTTCGATTGCTAACTTGTATCAAGCTAGAGTGAATCTGGCAGCGATTACTTTTGTCATGGGTTGGTTCCATGGAACAACTGCAAATCCACAAGCCTGCGGCTTGCTTATTGCAATGACAATCCCTAGTATTATTTGCTTAATTTATTATGATTATCCTGTTTTGTGGAAAAGAGTTTTCTGGATATTGATATTATCAATTCTGTTTTTGGGTCTTTATAAGACAGCCTCTCGTACTTCTATGATTATGACTTTTGTCGGCATTCTATTTTTCTTTCGATATAGAATGGGTTCAATTTTTATTCCAACAGTATTTGGACTTGTAACAATTTATTTTATTTTATCTTTCACAGATTTCAATATTCAAGCAGAGGATCCCACTATGACAAAAATTTCTGCATTCCAGAATACAAGAGAATTAGTTTGGCAGTCACAATTAAATATGTTTATAGCAAACCCATTATTCGGATCACCTTTGACAGGCGATCGCATGAGATTTGGTGAAAATTCATGGCTTGGAGTGGCCTCAGGATTGGGTCTTAGCGGATTAATTCCCATGTTGATTTTTGGCTGGTTAGTTATTCAAAAAATAATCTCTTTAGATAAGATAGCGAAGAAAAATCCTAATTATTATGTTTATTGTAGTTCCATTTCGGCGGGGCTAATATCAATGATGATAGGAAGCATATCAGAAGCTTTTTTATTGGCAAATCTCAATTTTTATTTATATGCTCTTCTTCAGTACCTAATACTGTCTCAATGCATGGAAAAAAATAGGGCTATTAATAATTAAATTCAAGTTCTAAAAACGATGAAAGTACTTCATATTATCCCTTCATTAGGTTTCTTAAGAGGAGGTCCAAGCCAAGTAACAATCGAGCTTGTTAAAGCCTTACAGTCGAATGGTCTTGATGTTGAGATTATTTGCACTAACGACAACTGTTCACAGTCTCTTGATGTCCCATTATTTCAAAAAAGCACATACCAAGGCATTGATGTCAGATTCTTTCCTAGAATCGTGTCACCAATTAGAGCAATTAGGGAATATACATTATCATTTTCCCTAACAAAATGGTTATGGGAAAACATTAAAGACTATGATTTGTTACATATTCATGCTATATTTTCGTTTACGCCTACAGCTTCGATGATAATTGCTCGTATCTTTAAAATTCCTTATGTTGTTACTTGCCATGGACTTCTATCTGAATGGGCATTGGAACAGAGAAGCATTAAAAAGCGGCTATATCTCAATTTAATAGAAAAGCAAAATCTAAACAGCAGTTCGTGCGTTCACTACGCTTCTGATAAAGAAAAAAAAGAAAGTTTAGCTATCAAATTAACCTCACCAAGTTTTATCTTGCCATTTGGCTTAAATTTCCCAATAACGACAACAAGAGAAACTAGAACATTTAGAGATAAACTTAATATTTCGGAAAATCAACCAATTTTGTTATTTATGTCTCGATTACACCCTGTAAAAGGATTAGATTTCTTGATTAAGGCATTGAGTACATTAATAGATAAATATTCATTTATTTTTATTATTGCTGGCAGTGGTAATCCTGAATATGAAGAAAAAATTGACTATAAAATTAATCAATTTGGACTAAGCCATGTAACTAAAAGGGTCGGTTTCATTGAAGGAACAGAGAAAAATCTACTTCTACAAGAATCTGATCTATTTCTTCTGACTTCCCATCTGGAAAGTTTTGGTGTCGTAGTACTAGAGTCCATGGCTGCTGGCTTACCTGTTCTGGTAACGCAAGGAGTTGCATTGAGCCAAACTGTACAGGAAAATGACATTGGTTATGTTAGTGAGCTAAACTCAAATGCTATTGCTCAAAAAATACAGCAATTTTTAGATAACTCTCAGCAAGGAAAAGAAATGGGTAAACGAGGTAAAGCATTTGTCCAACAAAATTATTCTTGGGATCAAATCGCCCTAAAAATGATCTCGATTTATAAAGAAATTATTAATCAGCAGTTTAAATCATAACCTTGTGAAAATACTAATTACAGGCGTTGCAGGTTTTATTGGTTATCATTTAGCTAAGCGACTAATTAATACTGGAAATAATAAAATTTTCGGGATTGACAATTTGAATGATTATTATGATGTAAGGCTAAAGAAAAATCGTTTAGCTCAAATAAAAGAGTTTAATAATTTTACTTTTTGGACAATAGACTTAGGCGATCGCCAAGCGTTATCAGAGCTTTTTACAACCCATCAATTTGACTATGTGATTAACCTCGCGGCTCAAGCAGGAGTCAGATATTCTCTCGAAAATCCTCATGCCTATGTAGATAGCAATCTTACAGGCTTTGTTAACTTATTAGAGGGATGCCGTCAGCAGCCAATTAAACATCTCATCTTTGCATCCTCTAGTTCTGTCTATGGGGCAAACACAAAAATCCCGTTTTCCACAGAGGATGATGTTAGTCAACCGCTTTCTCTCTATGCGGCAACGAAGCGGGCTAATGAATTAATGGCCTATACCTACAGCCATCTTTATCAAATTCCTACCACTGGACTCCGCTTTTTTACGGTTTATGGGCCCTGGGGTCGCCCTGATATGGCCTACTTTAGCTTCACAAAGAAAATCCTGTCAGGTCAGCCTATTCAAATTTTTAACTATGGCAAAATGCAACGAGATTTTACTTATATTGATGACATCATTGAAGGAATAGTTCGTGTTATTCAAAATCCCCCCTCCTCCGATCATTCACCACCTTATCAACTTTACAACTTAGGAAATCATCGTCCTGTTGAACTTCTATACTTTATTGAACTGCTAGAAAAATACTTGGGCAAACAGTCTCAAAAAGAGTTTTTACCGATGCAGCCGGGCGATGTTCCCATAACCTATGCCGATATTGAAAATTTAACCCTTGCCACAGGCTTTGAGCCAAGCACCCCCATTGAAGTCGGCTTAGAAAAATTTGTTACTTGGTATCAAGATTATTACCAATCTTCCAGCTAAAGCTATTGACAGCCTTCTTCCTTAAAGCGAGAATCCTAATTACCTTATTTATCTGAAAGAATGACCTCTCAAAACTACGAATACCAGTGGCAAAGTTCCCAAGCGGTCCATTCCCATAGCTTTTATGCCCCTGTTCTTTTGTCTATGTTCCCCCCTCCTCTTAGTCAATCAGGACAAGCCTTAAAAGTACTTGACTTAGGTTGTGGTAATGGCAGCTTAACTAACTTAATTTGCAATCAAGGTTTTGAAGTAATAGGAATAGAAGAGTCAACTTCTGGGGTTGAAATAGCCACTAAAAACTTTCCTAATTGTCGTTTTCTACAACAAAGCCTTTACTCTCCCCCCCCGAACTCTTGAACTATTTTGATATAGCGGTTTCATCGGATGTCATTGAACACCTCTTTTACCCTAGAGAATTAGCCCGTTTTGCAAAACAATGTCAACGGCGATCGCCGTTTGTTAAGCCTTACCAGAGTTGGAACGAAAGAAATGGAGTCAGAGAGTTAATTAATGGCATTTAAACCGCGTCCATTTTGGGAACTGTAGTTTTTTGAAATACTTTCAAGGGATAAGTCCCCCTTTTTAAGGGAGATTTAGGGGGAGCGCCTTGGAAGAGACAAAAACCATGAGTTTCAAATTAGACGAGGTTTAGATGGCATTTTACTGGAAATCATGGTGGGATAGCTCTCGAATTTTAAAAATTTCTAGATTTTGCGTATTGTTAAGCCAAAACGACAAAACGTTGGGCATCCCAAAGCCATTTTAGTTGATTGTTTTATTTGATGAAATTTTATGGCTCATATTTCCATAGTTATCCCTGTCTATAAAGCAGAGGACTGCCTCCAAGTGCTTTATGATCGCCTAAGAGCTTCCTTAGAGATCATTAATTCTGACTTTGAGATTATCCTAGTCGAGGATTGTGGAGGCGATCGCTCTTGGGAAATTATTTGTGAGTTAGCTAAATCTGATCCTAGGGTCAAGGGAATCCAATTTAGTCGCAACTTTGGGCAACACTATGGCATTACGGCGGGCTTAGATCATTGTGACGGTGACTGGGTTGTGGTGATGGACTGCGATCTACAGGATCGCCCAGAAGAAATTCCTAGATTGTATGAGAAGGCACAAGAGGGTTATGATGTGGTTCTGGCAAGAAGAGGTAAACGCAAAGATCCGCTTTTGAAACAGTTAAAATCCTCACTATTTTATAAGGTTTTTAACTATTTTACTGAGCTTGAATATGATAGTGAAGTAGGAAATTTTCGGATCATTTCTAGAAGAGTAGCAGAAAATTTTCGTTTAATGCGTGAACAATTACGTTTTTTTGGCGGCATTGTTGATTGGATGGGCTTTACCACCGCTAGCGTGAATGTCAGCCACGAGGAACGTTTTGCTGGACAAAGTACCTATACGTTTAGTAAACTCTGGAAGTTGGCCAGTGAAACAATTATTGCTTATTCTGATAAACCACTCCGAATCTGTATTCGTTTAGGTTTCCTACTTTCAACTTTTGCGTTTGCCTATGGTGTTGTTATCTTACTAAGAGCACTTATTTATGGTTCTCCGGTCACAGGTTGGAACAGTTTAATTATTTCCCTTTACTTTTTGGGAGGAATTATCATCTCCATTTTAGGTATTTTAGGGATTTATCTAGGGAAAACCTTTGATGAAACAAAAAAAAGACCTCTCTATCTAGTTAGAAATTCAACATTTAGAGACTATCACCACTCTTTTACTAATTCAATTCATACACCTACTTCTATCTTAAGAAAGGATTAACACAATGGCTTTTCTATCCGCAAGTGAATTATTAAAAATTCCCTTCAAAAAACTTGGTATAAATGTAAAAATAAGTGATAAAGTATCTATCTACGAGCCAGAAAAAATTGAGATCGGGGATTATTCTAGAATTGACGATTTTTCTGTGATATCTGGAAAAATAAAGATTGGTTCTTTTGTCCATCTAGCAGTCTTTTCCAATCTTGCAGGTGGATCTGAAGGAATAGTTCTTGATGATTTTTCGGGGTTGGCTTATGGTTGCCATGTGTTCAGCCAGAGTGATGATTATAGTGGCCATAGCTTAACTAATCCTACTGTTCCAGACAAATATAAAAAGGAAACAAAAAAAATGGTCTATATTGGCAAACACTGTATTGTTGGAACTTCAAGTGTTATTTTTCCCGGTGTTCATCTAGCAGAGGGAACCGCTGTTGGTGCTGGTGCGGTCGTAACAAAATCTACGCAAGAGTGGTCAATTTATGTTGGCAATCCTGCAAAAAAAATCAAAAATAGATCAAAAGAACTCCTAAAACTAGAACAAGATTTTCTTGCTGAGTTAAATAACATTGAAAAAGAATAACTTTATGAACCACATTTATATTTTTCTCACTATATTTTTCACAGTATATGGCCAAATTGTAATTAAATGGCAAGTCAATTCTGCTGGCACTTTGCCCATTGAACCTTCCGAAAAGGTGGTATTTATTCTACGATTACTACTCAACCCATGGATTCTAAGTGGATTGTTTAGCGCATTTCTAGCCTCCTTGACATGGATGGCCGCTATGACAAAATTCACCCTTAGCTATGCCTACCCATTTATTAGCCTTACCTTTGTGTTAATCATGCTCTCTGCCGCTATATTTTTTCGTGAGCCAATAACCCCCCCTAAGGTATTTGGGATAATAGCCATCGTTGCCGGGGTCATTGTAGGAGCAAAAGGATGAAGCGTTGTAATTCTTGCGGTCATGTATTTAACGATTCTTCTTGGTTATGCTCAAAGTGTGCATATCATCCTCAATTTTTGAATAATTACCTCGCATTTTCTCCTTCTTTATCAGAAGAAAATAGTGGGTTTGAGGTTGGTTATTTTGCTAAACTTGCACCTCTTGAGGCTAATAACTTTTGGTTTTGCTCTCGCAACCGAATAATAAATTGGGGGATAAGAAAATATTTTTCTAAAGCACGAAAATTCCTAGAAATAGGCTGTGGGACTGGGTTTGTTTTATCTAATATCGAATCTAAATTTCCCGATCTTGAAATCTATGGTAGTGAAATCTTCACCCAAGGCTTAGAATTTTCATCAAGTCGCTTATCCGAAAAAGTCTCATTATTTCAAATGGATGCTCGTAAAATACCTTACGACAATGAATTTGATGTTATCGGTGCTTTTGATGTACTAGAGCATATCGAAGAAGACCAAACTGTTTTGTTAGAAATGTATCGATCGACTGTGAAAGGGGGAGGAATAATTCTTACTGTCCCTCAGCATCCTTGGTTATGGAGTCAAGCAGATGATTTTGCTTGTCATGTTCGTCGTTATTCTTCTGAGGAGTTAAGAGGTAAGGTTAAAGAAGCAGGATTTACAATATTAAGAATGACTTCATTCGTTAGTTTACTTCTTCCTTTAATGATGGTGTCTCGTCTGCAAATCTCAAAAAGAAAAAAAGAATATGACGTTTTTGCTGAGTTAACCATAGATAAGAAGCTCAACTCTATCCTTGAAAAAATAATGAAAATTGAATATCGTATTATAAACAATAATATATCGCTACCTTTTGGTGGCTCTTTACTTGTCATTGCCCAAAAATAAAATACTTTCTAATTATTTATGATTTTGCGATTTTTACCAAGAACTTAAAACTTCCTACCTATGACACCGGCTAATAAAATTCCCTTTAACTACCCCTATATGACCGGCAAAGAACTCTGGCTCATTAGCCAGGCTCACCATGCTGGACAACTAGCCGGAGATGGTGGCTTTACCAAAAAATGCCATCAATGGTTTGAAAACTATAGTGGTTGTCACAAAGCCCTGCTGACCCATTCCTGTACTTCTGCCTTAGAGATAACGGCTATTCTCGCCAATATTCAACCCGGCGACGAAATCATTATGCCCAGCTACACCTTCGTGTCCACCGCTAACGCTTTTGTGTTGCGGGGGGGCGTTCCCGTTTTCGTTGATATTCGTCCCGATACCCTTAATATCGATGAAAAACTCGTTGAAGCCGCCATCACTGAGCGTACCAAGGCCATCGTTCCGGTGCATTACGCCGGCATTGCTTGTGAAATGAATACTCTTAAAGAGATTGGCGATCGCTATCAACTGTTACTCATTGAAGATGCCGCCCAGGGAATGATGGCCAACTATCACGATCAACCATTAGGCAGTATTGGGCATCTAGGTTGTTTGAGTTTCCACGAAACTAAAAACGTCATCTCCGGCGAAGGCGGCGTTTTACTGATCAACGATGAGCAATTCGCTGAACGAGCCGAAATCATTCGGGAAAAAGGCACCAATCGGAGTCAATTCTTTCGGGGTCAAGTGGATAAATATACCTGGGTGGATATTGGATCTAGCTATCTACCAGGAGAAATCATCGCCGCCTTCCTCTATGCCCAACTCGAAGAAGCGGAACAAATTACTAACCTTCGGCTTCAAGCTTGGAATCATTATCATGAACTTTTGGAACCATTAGACATCTCCATAATACTATAAAATCGACAAATATGCTATAATCATAGAAATTTAGACAGGAGTAACTATGCCTGAATACATCTATATGTGGGCTTATATTCAAAAACAGCCTCAAGAAACAAAGAGGTTGTTAGGAATAGAGTACCCAAAATTATTAGAGCTTATAACCTATGGCAAATTACTTAAAAAAGAATTTGAAGAAAGCAAAACCACACTGATTAAAGCAGGTGGTGGAAATAAACCGAAATTATCAGAGGAGGAGCAAATAGTTTTAATGCTAGTTTACTTAAGGCATTATCCGACCTTTCAGCTACTAGGAATAATGTTTGAAATAAGTGAATCGTCTGCCCATAATATATTCAATTATTGGCAGTCACTATTCGGAGAAAATTTACCAGCAAGTCTATTTGAACAACTAAAAAAGTTGCCAGAAGAAATAGAAAAAGTTAAAGAGGAGCTAATCCAACATGAACTAATAGTGGATGCGACAGAACAACCAGTAGAAAGACCTTTAGGGCAGGAGGCACAAAAACCATACTACTCAGGTAAACAAAAAAGGCATACCTCAAAAAGCCAAATAATCATTTGCCCAAAAATCAAGGAGATTGTGGATGTTGTGATAGGAGAAATAGGTTCAAAGAGCGATGTACAAATATTACGTCAAAGATTGGCTAAATTCCATCAAGAACAAGGCTTTCTAGGTGATAAAGCCTACGAGGGAGAATTCCAATTAACAACACCAAAAAAGAAACCAAAGGGGCGAGAATTAAGCAAAGAAGAAAAAGAAAGAAATAGTTGGTTATCGTCTCGACGAGTAGTGGTTGAACATATGATTCGATTGCTCAAAGTATTCAAAGTGATGCAAGAAAAATTTAGACTAAGAAAGGGAAGATATAAGTCATTAATCTCAACAGTATGTGGATTGGTGAGACTAAGGATAAATGCGCTGATATTAAGCATTATAAAATGTAGCGAATCAGGGCAGGTAATTGAGGTAAAGATGAGTCATTGTTTTTTGCCAGAATTGAATTTGGAGGTCTGAAAGCCCTGTAAACTCGTCTATGTACCAAGAAGTCTACTGAGTCTAGATTTAGCTACACTGCTTGCTAGACTAGGCTTTCCAGTTTTTGGAGATGTCTATTAGAAAAGGCGGGTAAACTGCATCGTCCCATTATTCCCGACGACTGCCGCCAAAACGGGCACATGTATTATGTAATTTTGGAGGATTTACCCACCCGTACAAAATTAATTGCTTATTTGAAAGAACAAGGAATTAACTCTGTTTTTCATTACGTACCGCTCCATAGCTCTCCGGCGGGAGAAAAATATGCAAAGGTTAGTGGTGATATGACTAATACCGATTCCTTATCAAATCGCCTTTTGCGATTACCGCTATATCCTAAACTGACAACTGAAAAAATATTTGCAATTGCCAAAACATTATATGAATTTTATGGTGAAAAATTTCATGAGACCTAAAAATTTAGGTCGCCACTTTTGGCTATGCTGGTTCCTGGCATTGTTGACTATTTTTATTCTTAACCTTTCAACTTTGACACTATCTCCAACCGTTTGGATGGATGAAGTACAAATTGTTGATTACGGGAGAACAATTTTTGACCCAAGTACGGACTGGTCAATTACTTGGCTGGTCTCAGAAAATAGACCTCTAATTTCTGTTCTCTACCTAGGAAATCTTCTACAAAATCTTACTTATCAAATTTTCAGATCACCCCTTGGCCCCCGGTTAGCATCCAGTTTTGGCGCAATATTTGCCGCGACCGTTTGCGTCGGTTTTCTTCTTTCCCTTAAAACTCCCAAGTGGGTAGCCTTTGTTTTAGGTCTAGTCTTATTTCTAGATCCCATCTTTGTCTCGAGCTATCGAGGTGCCCGCGTTGATTGTTG contains:
- the rffA gene encoding dTDP-4-amino-4,6-dideoxygalactose transaminase — translated: MTPANKIPFNYPYMTGKELWLISQAHHAGQLAGDGGFTKKCHQWFENYSGCHKALLTHSCTSALEITAILANIQPGDEIIMPSYTFVSTANAFVLRGGVPVFVDIRPDTLNIDEKLVEAAITERTKAIVPVHYAGIACEMNTLKEIGDRYQLLLIEDAAQGMMANYHDQPLGSIGHLGCLSFHETKNVISGEGGVLLINDEQFAERAEIIREKGTNRSQFFRGQVDKYTWVDIGSSYLPGEIIAAFLYAQLEEAEQITNLRLQAWNHYHELLEPLDISIIL
- a CDS encoding glycosyltransferase family 2 protein; this encodes MAHISIVIPVYKAEDCLQVLYDRLRASLEIINSDFEIILVEDCGGDRSWEIICELAKSDPRVKGIQFSRNFGQHYGITAGLDHCDGDWVVVMDCDLQDRPEEIPRLYEKAQEGYDVVLARRGKRKDPLLKQLKSSLFYKVFNYFTELEYDSEVGNFRIISRRVAENFRLMREQLRFFGGIVDWMGFTTASVNVSHEERFAGQSTYTFSKLWKLASETIIAYSDKPLRICIRLGFLLSTFAFAYGVVILLRALIYGSPVTGWNSLIISLYFLGGIIISILGILGIYLGKTFDETKKRPLYLVRNSTFRDYHHSFTNSIHTPTSILRKD
- a CDS encoding DegT/DnrJ/EryC1/StrS family aminotransferase, with product MEDLPTRTKLIAYLKEQGINSVFHYVPLHSSPAGEKYAKVSGDMTNTDSLSNRLLRLPLYPKLTTEKIFAIAKTLYEFYGEKFHET
- a CDS encoding NAD-dependent epimerase, which gives rise to MKILITGVAGFIGYHLAKRLINTGNNKIFGIDNLNDYYDVRLKKNRLAQIKEFNNFTFWTIDLGDRQALSELFTTHQFDYVINLAAQAGVRYSLENPHAYVDSNLTGFVNLLEGCRQQPIKHLIFASSSSVYGANTKIPFSTEDDVSQPLSLYAATKRANELMAYTYSHLYQIPTTGLRFFTVYGPWGRPDMAYFSFTKKILSGQPIQIFNYGKMQRDFTYIDDIIEGIVRVIQNPPSSDHSPPYQLYNLGNHRPVELLYFIELLEKYLGKQSQKEFLPMQPGDVPITYADIENLTLATGFEPSTPIEVGLEKFVTWYQDYYQSSS
- a CDS encoding transposase, producing the protein MWAYIQKQPQETKRLLGIEYPKLLELITYGKLLKKEFEESKTTLIKAGGGNKPKLSEEEQIVLMLVYLRHYPTFQLLGIMFEISESSAHNIFNYWQSLFGENLPASLFEQLKKLPEEIEKVKEELIQHELIVDATEQPVERPLGQEAQKPYYSGKQKRHTSKSQIIICPKIKEIVDVVIGEIGSKSDVQILRQRLAKFHQEQGFLGDKAYEGEFQLTTPKKKPKGRELSKEEKERNSWLSSRRVVVEHMIRLLKVFKVMQEKFRLRKGRYKSLISTVCGLVRLRINALILSIIKCSESGQVIEVKMSHCFLPELNLEV
- a CDS encoding O-antigen ligase family protein, giving the protein MNRNIVQDRIRWFLLSCFGFISSLAKYENTEFGLIAPSLAFPLEQLRANGRPLAIALLVLLLIIALNSPNPKGKLSTPEPIIYLWIVQSVILIKTLDGGDIIAGSLVFAIFSSVVIMHLRGPAVWIQDERSLRLGFWAIAMVGVIFSIANLYQARVNLAAITFVMGWFHGTTANPQACGLLIAMTIPSIICLIYYDYPVLWKRVFWILILSILFLGLYKTASRTSMIMTFVGILFFFRYRMGSIFIPTVFGLVTIYFILSFTDFNIQAEDPTMTKISAFQNTRELVWQSQLNMFIANPLFGSPLTGDRMRFGENSWLGVASGLGLSGLIPMLIFGWLVIQKIISLDKIAKKNPNYYVYCSSISAGLISMMIGSISEAFLLANLNFYLYALLQYLILSQCMEKNRAINN
- a CDS encoding class I SAM-dependent methyltransferase; amino-acid sequence: MNNYLAFSPSLSEENSGFEVGYFAKLAPLEANNFWFCSRNRIINWGIRKYFSKARKFLEIGCGTGFVLSNIESKFPDLEIYGSEIFTQGLEFSSSRLSEKVSLFQMDARKIPYDNEFDVIGAFDVLEHIEEDQTVLLEMYRSTVKGGGIILTVPQHPWLWSQADDFACHVRRYSSEELRGKVKEAGFTILRMTSFVSLLLPLMMVSRLQISKRKKEYDVFAELTIDKKLNSILEKIMKIEYRIINNNISLPFGGSLLVIAQK
- a CDS encoding glycosyltransferase, coding for MKVLHIIPSLGFLRGGPSQVTIELVKALQSNGLDVEIICTNDNCSQSLDVPLFQKSTYQGIDVRFFPRIVSPIRAIREYTLSFSLTKWLWENIKDYDLLHIHAIFSFTPTASMIIARIFKIPYVVTCHGLLSEWALEQRSIKKRLYLNLIEKQNLNSSSCVHYASDKEKKESLAIKLTSPSFILPFGLNFPITTTRETRTFRDKLNISENQPILLFMSRLHPVKGLDFLIKALSTLIDKYSFIFIIAGSGNPEYEEKIDYKINQFGLSHVTKRVGFIEGTEKNLLLQESDLFLLTSHLESFGVVVLESMAAGLPVLVTQGVALSQTVQENDIGYVSELNSNAIAQKIQQFLDNSQQGKEMGKRGKAFVQQNYSWDQIALKMISIYKEIINQQFKS
- a CDS encoding EamA family transporter → MNHIYIFLTIFFTVYGQIVIKWQVNSAGTLPIEPSEKVVFILRLLLNPWILSGLFSAFLASLTWMAAMTKFTLSYAYPFISLTFVLIMLSAAIFFREPITPPKVFGIIAIVAGVIVGAKG
- a CDS encoding acyltransferase, which encodes MAFLSASELLKIPFKKLGINVKISDKVSIYEPEKIEIGDYSRIDDFSVISGKIKIGSFVHLAVFSNLAGGSEGIVLDDFSGLAYGCHVFSQSDDYSGHSLTNPTVPDKYKKETKKMVYIGKHCIVGTSSVIFPGVHLAEGTAVGAGAVVTKSTQEWSIYVGNPAKKIKNRSKELLKLEQDFLAELNNIEKE
- a CDS encoding glycosyltransferase family 4 protein, with the translated sequence MTKIVFCWSDISGYMTACWRALQAIPEIEVFIIAFQARTQTAFADELMQDIPHHLLDLQERNQTELMEQLVNQQNPDVVVLCGWFHSPYRQLAFSSQLRHIKFIMGMDTPWWGNWKQYLTRWLLRPYLQRMAHVVVTGERSWQYARRLGIPLKNISLGLYGIDYQTFSPLLAARNQSSWPRSFLFAGRYSHDKAIDILVEAYQQYRQEVQDPWNLICCGKGELESYLQGQPGIENRGFVQPSEMKDIWLNAGAFLLPSRFDPWPLALVEAAAAGLPIICTQVCGSSVEVIRSGYNGLVIPANHVQSLCQAMIEIHHRYDKMSEWGKRGQQLAAPYSASEWAKRWTKLLTTVGEK